The sequence CCCTCCGCCCGGGGCAGGTCCCCGAGAGGCCGAGCACGGCTCGCTGAGGTGTCTCAGCTAACGCGGGAGGCCCGACGCCGCTTCCGGCACGTCCTCTTGCGCGCCCACACGCCAGCTCACACCCAGCAGGCCGCAGTCGCGCACCAGCAGCTCCACCAATGCGCCGTAGTTCTCTTCCACCCATTGGCGGAAGTAGACGTCGGGCACGGCGAGGATCAGACGGCCGTCCTCCACATCCACCGGACGGGCCTTCTGGAGCCACAGCAGGGCGTAGCGCTTGCCCTGGTCATGGAGCCGCGTGAGGCACCGGTGCCACGCGAGGCCGGCCGGGGTGGACACGTCCACGTCCAGGGAGGGAGGCGCGGACGCGTCCGGGGTGACGGCGGCGTCGGACGGCTCGTGCGGGACGTAGCGCACCCACACCTTGGGCGAGCAGAAGGCCACGGCGGTGCCCACCGGCTGGCGCGAGCGGCCCCAGTCGGACTGGAGGTAGCCGCGGCAGGCCGCCATCAGCCGGCCCTCGTCGCCGCCCACCTTCTCCAGGGCGTGCCGGTACCAGTCCGTCCAGGCCGGAGGCTGCACCTCGCGGGGTGCGCCCCGGAAGGCGCGGACGCGCTCGTCCTGGAAGCTCTCGAAGAAGGCCTGCGCGCGGACCTCGGGCGCGGGCGCGGGCGCTTCGGGCGGCAGGGACACCGGGACCAGGTGCGTGCCGGGAAGCGCGAGCTGGACCGGATCATCGTCCACGGACACCGCCTCGTCCGTTGGAGGCGGCAGTGGAACGGGCTCGAGATGTCCCGTGGACATGCCGACCTCCATCGCCGCTGCTGCAGAAAGAAGACTCTTCTTCTCCGTCTCCTTCTCCTTCTTCTTTCTTGCGGCGGATGTCCCGGTCGCGTCCTGCGGACGTCCGGTGGACCCGGCGGCCTTCGCCGCGCGCTCTCGGCGTTTGCGCTCGGCATCCTTCCTCCTCTTTTCGAGGACTTGCACGTAGCGGTCACAGAGGGTGAGCCGGATGCAGTCGCCCTCGCGCACGAGGACGCCGGTGCGCAGCAGCGTGTCCCAGAAGGCGCCGGGGGTGCCCGTCCAGCGGACCGCACCCTCGACCGCTTCACACCAGATGGCCTCGTCCGCGGACGCGTCCCGCGGACGTCCAGCGGACGCGGGAAAGGGTTCGAAGCGTCCGGAAGGAAGGGCCTGCACGGCCCAGATCTGCAGCTCGACGATGGCGCCGAGGAACGCGCGGCGCTCCATGCCCAGCAGGCGCGCGGCGCCCACCACGGCGAGGCTCATGGGAAAGCCCACGTCGACTTGCACCCAGTCCAACCCGCCCACGGTTCACTGCCTCCGATGAGCCCGCGCTCGCAGCGTCGAGGCTCGTTGCCACCCATGCCTGCCGCACCCTGTCGCACCCTGAAGACAGATGGGTGTCGGGCTCGTGAACTGATCCGGCCCACCACTACGACAGAGACGTGTCGGTGATCCAGACCCGCGCGATCTGCGTCGTGAACTTGGAAGCGTCTACCCCTCACGTTGTCCTGCACGTGAAGATCCGCCGTTCGCGCAGCGAGAAAGAGAGAGGAAATCCACGCACGTGGATCAGGTCACTACAACACGCAACATGGGATGAACGGCGCGCGTGGATCAGGTCACTACAACACGCGACATGAGATGAACGGCGCGCGTGGATCACACGTGCATCCATGCGGGACTGTGTGGAGCCGCCGCTCGACTTCGCGAGCACCCGGAGCGCTCGTGTGCGAGCGATACACGAGGCCGGCCGCGACGCAGGTCAGGCCTCGCCCGCCCCGGCGTGAGTGAGTGCGCCGGGGCGGAACGTCGAAGCTACGGCTTGCTGATGACGAGCTGGTACGCGCCCACGCCCGAGTAGTTCACGACGCGGTAGCGGTAGTACGCGGCCGTGCCCGCGTAGGAGATGCTCTCCACCGAGATGGCGCTCTCGCTCGCGGCGACCTGCACCCACGCGGCACCGTCCCAGCGGTCCAGGTACAGGTCGAAGTCCGTGCCGCTCGGGCCCGTGAGACAGGCGGCGTGCGTGCCGCTCACGGTGCTCTGGTAGTAGGTGCCACCGGGTTGAATCTGTGACTGTCCATTCGCACCGCTGAACGTGCCCGAGTACGCGGTACCAGGGCAGGTGCCACCGCTGCTCACCGTCACGTTCTGCGTCGCGGTGCCGGTGGCGCCCGCGTTGTCCGTCACCGTGAGCTGCACCGCGTACGTGCCCGCGGCGGAGTACGTCTTGCCCGGGTTCGTCGCGCTGGACGTGGTGCCGTCGCCGAAGGCCCAACTCCGCGTGGAGATGGTTCCATCCGCGTCCGTCGACGTATCGGTGAAGTTGGCCGTCAGGCCGCTGGTGGTGAAGTTGAAGTTGGCCACCGGGCTCTGGTTGGCCGCGCCACCCGTCAGGTTCACCTTCCACGCGCCACGGCCGTAGGTGCCGGCCACGAGGACGTGCGGCGAGTCATCCACCTCCAGGTCCATGACCACGAGGCCGAGCGGCAGGCCGGCGGAGAACGGCACGAAGGTGTCGCCGCCGTCGGTGCTCTCGTACACGCCGACGTCGGTGCCCACGAAGATGCGGCTCGTGGCGAGCGGGTCGATTGCCACGCTGTTGGCCGGCACGTTGGGCAGCCCCGAGCCCACCGCCGTCCACGTGGTGCCGCCGGTGGTGGAGCGGTACAGCTTGTTCCCGCCGAACACCGCGCGGGTGGCGAACACGCGCTGCGGGTTGCCCGGCGTCATCGCCACGTCGGACACGGTGCCGCCCGGGTAGTTCCCCGTGACGTTGGTCCACGTCACGCTCGCGGCCGCCGCGTCAGCAGTGGAGAAGAGGGTGCCGCTGGCCGTGCCCACGAACGTGGGAATGGTGGTCCCCGTCAGCATCGGCGTGATGACAGACACGCGGGCGCCCAGGTTCGCCGAGATGGCCGTCCACGTCATGGGGTTCGTGGTGGTGGTGCCGCGATACACCGTGTCACTGGCCACGAAGATGCGATTGCTCTCGACCACCATGGGGGTGACCCAGGGGAAGTTCGCGGAGGCGGTGATGCCCGTCGTCGCCAGCTTGCTGAAGCTGTTGGGCGCGCCGCCCGTGGTGGAGCGGTAGATGCTGGGCAGGTTGCTGGCGGGGTAGCTCGTCTGGAACACGTAATTCGTGTTCGTGGGGTCGATGGCATTCATGAAGCCGTCGCCGCTGACGAAGGTCAAATCCCACACGGGGCTGGTGGTCCGCCGCGAGGACGAGTTGTCCTGCGCGCCGCCGAACACGGTGTCCGCGTTGGTGGGGTGCACGGCCAGGTCGTAGAACTGCGTCACGTTCAGGTTCGAGTTCATGTTGGCGAACGTCGAGCCGCCGTCGTCCGTGCGCCACAGGCCTCCGTCGCTGCCCACCCAGAAGCGGCTGCCGTTGGTGCGTGAGTACAGGACGACGTGCGTGTCCTGGTGCACCGTCTGCCCGGAGCCCCACGTGGTGGTGAGGAAGGTGAACGTCGCACCGCCATCCGTCGAGCGCGCGGGGCGGATGGTGCCCACCAGCACCTGATTGACGTCCGTGGGGTGCACGGCGATGGCCTGGTTGTAGGTGCACTGGCCCTCGCACGCGCTGCTGGTGCGCAGGGTCCACGTGGCCGCGCTGTCGAGGGAGCGGTAGACCTGCCCGCCCTGCAGCACGTAGAGCACCTTCGCGTCGCTCGGCGCCATGGCCACGCGCATGCGGCTGCCCGACGGCGTCATGCCGCTGCTGGAGTTGACCCACGTAGCACCACCGTCGGTGGACTTGTAGACGCCCTGACCGGGGACGCTCGCGTAGGCCGTCGCGCTGCCCGGCGCGAAGACGATGTCCTCCACGTTGAAGCTGAGCACGCGCGTCCACGTGGCGCCGCGGTCCGTGGAGCGGAACATGCCCGGCCCCGTCGGAGAGCTGGAGCCGGTACAGCTCCCGGCGCCGCCCGCGAGCACCACGTTGGTATTCGTGGGCTGCACGGCCACGGCATTGACGATGGACAGCGGCATCGCGGTGGTGCCCGAGCCGTTCTTCGCGGTCCACGTGGCGCCGCTGTCCGTGCTCAGGAAGACGCCCTGGCCGAAGTAGCCCGCGCACCCGCCACCGTTCTTGTCGCCCGTGCCCACCCACACGTTGGCGGGGGCGGACGGCTCCACGTAGATGGCGCCGATGGGCAGTGTGCCCACGGAGTCGAACAGCGGCGTCCAGCTCGCGCCCGCGTTCGTGGTCTTCCACACGCCGCCGGCGGCGCTGCCGAAGTAGACGGTGTTCTCGTCGGTGGGGTGCGGGACGACGGCATTCACGCGGCCGGAGACGCGGCCCATGGTCCACGTGCCCATGCCCATGGCCGACGGGCCCATGGACGTCCACACCTCACCGGCCAGGGTGAGCGTGTTCTCCCGCGCGCGCCGCTGCT comes from Pyxidicoccus parkwaysis and encodes:
- a CDS encoding DnaA N-terminal domain-containing protein, with the translated sequence MGGLDWVQVDVGFPMSLAVVGAARLLGMERRAFLGAIVELQIWAVQALPSGRFEPFPASAGRPRDASADEAIWCEAVEGAVRWTGTPGAFWDTLLRTGVLVREGDCIRLTLCDRYVQVLEKRRKDAERKRRERAAKAAGSTGRPQDATGTSAARKKKEKETEKKSLLSAAAAMEVGMSTGHLEPVPLPPPTDEAVSVDDDPVQLALPGTHLVPVSLPPEAPAPAPEVRAQAFFESFQDERVRAFRGAPREVQPPAWTDWYRHALEKVGGDEGRLMAACRGYLQSDWGRSRQPVGTAVAFCSPKVWVRYVPHEPSDAAVTPDASAPPSLDVDVSTPAGLAWHRCLTRLHDQGKRYALLWLQKARPVDVEDGRLILAVPDVYFRQWVEENYGALVELLVRDCGLLGVSWRVGAQEDVPEAASGLPR
- a CDS encoding PKD domain-containing protein; translation: MKLRPSTRRGAFIALALSMLGSSVWAQEHERDDEEEREREGRGGPRDESREIEERKRWFMESRGLDKVRANPRAERAKAVNELRQQRRARENTLTLAGEVWTSMGPSAMGMGTWTMGRVSGRVNAVVPHPTDENTVYFGSAAGGVWKTTNAGASWTPLFDSVGTLPIGAIYVEPSAPANVWVGTGDKNGGGCAGYFGQGVFLSTDSGATWTAKNGSGTTAMPLSIVNAVAVQPTNTNVVLAGGAGSCTGSSSPTGPGMFRSTDRGATWTRVLSFNVEDIVFAPGSATAYASVPGQGVYKSTDGGATWVNSSSGMTPSGSRMRVAMAPSDAKVLYVLQGGQVYRSLDSAATWTLRTSSACEGQCTYNQAIAVHPTDVNQVLVGTIRPARSTDGGATFTFLTTTWGSGQTVHQDTHVVLYSRTNGSRFWVGSDGGLWRTDDGGSTFANMNSNLNVTQFYDLAVHPTNADTVFGGAQDNSSSRRTTSPVWDLTFVSGDGFMNAIDPTNTNYVFQTSYPASNLPSIYRSTTGGAPNSFSKLATTGITASANFPWVTPMVVESNRIFVASDTVYRGTTTTNPMTWTAISANLGARVSVITPMLTGTTIPTFVGTASGTLFSTADAAAASVTWTNVTGNYPGGTVSDVAMTPGNPQRVFATRAVFGGNKLYRSTTGGTTWTAVGSGLPNVPANSVAIDPLATSRIFVGTDVGVYESTDGGDTFVPFSAGLPLGLVVMDLEVDDSPHVLVAGTYGRGAWKVNLTGGAANQSPVANFNFTTSGLTANFTDTSTDADGTISTRSWAFGDGTTSSATNPGKTYSAAGTYAVQLTVTDNAGATGTATQNVTVSSGGTCPGTAYSGTFSGANGQSQIQPGGTYYQSTVSGTHAACLTGPSGTDFDLYLDRWDGAAWVQVAASESAISVESISYAGTAAYYRYRVVNYSGVGAYQLVISKP